From the Candidatus Bathyarchaeota archaeon genome, one window contains:
- a CDS encoding cation-transporting P-type ATPase produces MSGGYHAKQKHKVLAEAGVDPERGLSSQEAAARLNQNGPNLIAKEHHIRFLSILREEITEPMILLLIAVGVLYSIWGSITDTLTILSVIVILVLVEVYNEYRAKKSIDALKKLASPTATVLRNGQATEIQTANIVVGDVLLLRAGQRVPADARLLDAYGLEVDESSLTGESFPIAKDAQAVMSSKTIVAEQQNMVFSGTIITKGQAKALVITTAAQTELGKVADITKAAKEPKTPLQLSMKQLSKALVWIALFFSILVPLLAFIRGLPAEEAILYGLSLSFATIPEELPIIITMVLGVGAFTLSHKNAVVKRLRAAETLGSTTVIASDKTGTLTQSKMNVDSMYFDGKFTRKSEFGTNQNEALKTALLASDSLQNVTGGSLSNPMAQALLETVQANGADLKTLQKTWRLQGELSFDNKRKLASYIYQLGANSFVLLSSGAPENILANSSKLLLRGEETKITPEMRSYLDKAVLGMAKMGQRLLAFGYRRITPEQAKKPQDLEHDYVLVGILGFVDPPRKEVQEAIQTCKRAGIKVLMITGDHPETARAIAGQVGINNAKALTGTQIGALTDTQLKQALQTIQVFARTTPQDKLRLVRLLRENGEIVAVTGDGVNDAPALKEAHIGIAMGIRGTDVAKETADMVLADDNFATITTAIKEGRKIFANLKKGVRYYLACKIALVLSFLLPLMLGVPLPFAPIQIIVLELFMDLAASATFVAEPQEPRAMQTPPLNPRDRFLNRSLQKTLLIGALSLFTAVSISYLYTWYTTQDLVVAQTAAFAAWMIGHIFLALNLRSDSEPLLKLGFFSNKLMLIWGLLAVSTLLVATNLSFMHEALKITSLDPAQWLLVFGVAFAATFWMELRKLLTKNKPK; encoded by the coding sequence ATGAGCGGTGGTTATCATGCAAAACAAAAACACAAAGTTCTCGCGGAGGCAGGTGTTGACCCAGAGCGCGGACTAAGCAGCCAAGAAGCCGCCGCCCGCCTAAACCAGAACGGACCCAACCTCATAGCAAAGGAGCACCACATCCGTTTCCTAAGCATCTTGCGTGAAGAAATCACCGAGCCCATGATACTTTTGCTCATAGCCGTAGGCGTACTCTACAGCATCTGGGGCAGCATAACCGACACCCTAACAATCCTCTCAGTCATAGTTATCCTTGTCTTGGTAGAGGTCTACAACGAGTACCGCGCCAAAAAATCCATAGACGCCCTCAAAAAACTTGCTTCCCCAACCGCCACCGTGCTACGAAACGGACAAGCCACCGAAATCCAAACCGCCAACATTGTCGTGGGTGACGTTTTGCTTCTTAGAGCAGGTCAGAGGGTGCCTGCGGATGCGCGGCTTTTGGACGCTTACGGCTTAGAAGTTGACGAATCCTCCCTCACTGGAGAGTCCTTCCCCATAGCTAAAGACGCCCAAGCTGTCATGTCCTCAAAGACCATTGTGGCTGAGCAGCAGAACATGGTTTTCTCAGGAACCATCATAACCAAAGGTCAAGCCAAAGCTCTTGTAATTACAACCGCCGCCCAAACAGAGCTAGGCAAAGTCGCCGACATAACCAAAGCCGCCAAGGAACCCAAAACACCCCTGCAACTAAGCATGAAGCAACTCTCCAAAGCGTTGGTCTGGATTGCCCTTTTCTTTAGCATACTCGTCCCTTTGCTGGCGTTCATACGCGGCTTACCCGCTGAAGAAGCCATACTCTATGGACTCTCGCTCTCCTTTGCCACCATACCCGAAGAGCTCCCCATTATAATCACCATGGTGCTGGGCGTAGGCGCTTTCACGTTGTCACACAAGAACGCCGTAGTTAAACGCCTCAGAGCCGCCGAAACCTTGGGCAGCACAACCGTAATTGCTTCCGACAAAACAGGCACCCTAACCCAAAGCAAAATGAACGTAGACAGCATGTACTTTGACGGCAAATTCACCCGCAAAAGCGAGTTTGGAACAAACCAAAACGAGGCTCTTAAAACCGCCTTGCTCGCCAGCGACTCACTGCAAAACGTTACTGGCGGCTCGTTGAGTAATCCGATGGCGCAGGCTCTTCTGGAAACTGTGCAAGCAAACGGCGCAGACCTCAAAACGCTCCAGAAGACATGGCGGCTGCAAGGTGAACTAAGCTTTGATAATAAACGCAAACTTGCCTCCTACATCTACCAGTTAGGCGCCAACTCTTTTGTGCTCCTATCCAGCGGTGCCCCCGAAAACATCCTAGCCAACTCTTCCAAGTTGCTTCTACGCGGCGAAGAAACCAAAATCACCCCCGAAATGCGCAGTTACCTTGACAAAGCCGTCTTGGGCATGGCAAAAATGGGACAGAGGCTCTTAGCATTTGGCTACCGCAGAATCACCCCCGAACAAGCCAAAAAACCCCAAGACCTCGAACACGACTACGTGTTAGTAGGAATCCTTGGCTTTGTTGACCCTCCCAGAAAAGAAGTCCAAGAAGCCATCCAAACCTGCAAACGCGCAGGCATCAAAGTCTTGATGATTACAGGCGACCACCCCGAAACCGCCCGCGCCATCGCAGGACAAGTTGGCATAAACAACGCCAAAGCCCTAACGGGAACCCAAATCGGCGCCCTAACCGACACACAGCTTAAGCAGGCACTGCAAACCATACAAGTTTTCGCCCGAACCACTCCGCAAGACAAACTCCGCCTCGTTAGGTTGCTGCGGGAAAACGGCGAAATAGTCGCAGTCACAGGAGACGGCGTAAACGATGCCCCCGCACTCAAAGAAGCCCACATAGGCATAGCCATGGGCATACGCGGAACCGACGTAGCAAAAGAAACCGCCGATATGGTTTTGGCTGATGATAACTTTGCAACCATAACAACCGCCATCAAGGAGGGCAGGAAAATCTTTGCGAACCTGAAAAAGGGCGTACGGTACTATCTTGCCTGCAAAATCGCGTTAGTCCTAAGCTTTTTGCTGCCGTTGATGCTTGGGGTGCCTTTGCCGTTTGCGCCTATCCAAATAATTGTGCTTGAACTCTTCATGGATTTAGCTGCATCCGCAACGTTTGTAGCTGAACCCCAAGAACCCCGCGCCATGCAGACCCCACCCCTAAACCCGCGCGATCGCTTCCTAAACCGTAGCCTGCAAAAAACCCTCCTAATAGGCGCCCTAAGTCTGTTCACGGCAGTTTCCATTAGTTACCTTTACACATGGTACACCACGCAGGACTTGGTTGTGGCGCAGACAGCCGCGTTTGCCGCTTGGATGATTGGACACATATTCCTTGCTTTGAATTTGCGTTCTGACAGTGAACCTTTGCTGAAGCTGGGCTTTTTCTCAAACAAGCTCATGCTGATCTGGGGACTGCTCGCGGTATCCACTCTGCTCGTAGCAACCAACCTGAGCTTCATGCATGAAGCCCTAAAAATAACCAGCTTAGACCCCGCACAATGGCTCTTAGTCTTTGGCGTCGCATTCGCCGCAACATTCTGGATGGAACTTAGAAAACTCCTAACCAAAAACAAGCCCAAATAA
- a CDS encoding ABC transporter substrate-binding protein — protein MKRDVKVLAVVAALIVVCVAAYGANSWLASVETEPTPAPSATPTPTATTAATPTPTATATPTPTATATPTATPTPTATPTPSATPAASPTPSATPSSPPEPETLTVVDGTGAEVTVVLPVERVVSLNPGLTELLCALGCEGQIVARDESSLFPADIAQLPVVASSSYSPNLELIVEQQPDLLIADTMLSYNQDALTALQNAGIPVMIELTNNLTQINQCINSFGLIFDKQDKADEITAYISSYETLVNERIATLTEEEKPLVYIEWDSTWRSFGEGSGANLNIISAGGVNIATNVSGSSPTLNAEYVVEQNPDVAVLMINKEHKGNLTGFKATRDEFMGRNVLSDVNAVKNDRVYTYDSVVFQGLRYPVGLLYWAKWFHPTLFADIDPATVNHDLLEQFFNVTTDTTYAYPDLLTLVDGLGYEVTLNAPVDRVVTMNSGMTIITAALGCEDYLVGRDENSVFPDAVLDLPVVGRSSYSPVLELVLELEPDLVFADSMLKEENRQIIEDAGIKVVQVNTADPAQVTGFIEDAGMIFNARSKANEVTEFTQHYVNLINERISQVADEDKPVVYMEWRNPWQSVSNGTATHDNIYIAGGLNLANNADVTYPSLSPEYVLEANPDIIVKRISHADCNLTIMQETVNELQTRTGLVDTKAVQQGKVYVFDADTMSGIQWPVGLLYWAKWFQPDLFTDIDPVAVHQELFQRFFNTDLEGTYVYP, from the coding sequence TTGAAAAGAGACGTCAAAGTCTTGGCAGTTGTAGCCGCGTTAATTGTTGTCTGCGTTGCCGCTTACGGCGCAAACAGCTGGTTAGCTTCAGTTGAAACTGAACCAACACCCGCGCCCTCAGCCACACCTACACCCACAGCGACCACAGCAGCAACGCCTACGCCAACTGCCACAGCAACCCCAACGCCTACGGCAACAGCCACGCCAACCGCGACACCAACACCCACAGCAACGCCTACGCCCTCAGCCACACCTGCAGCTTCACCCACGCCGTCAGCTACCCCGTCCAGCCCTCCTGAGCCTGAGACGTTGACGGTTGTGGATGGTACGGGCGCTGAGGTTACGGTTGTTTTGCCTGTGGAGCGTGTGGTTAGTTTGAACCCTGGCTTGACGGAGCTTTTGTGTGCTTTGGGTTGTGAGGGGCAAATTGTTGCGCGTGATGAAAGCTCGCTTTTCCCCGCAGACATCGCGCAGTTGCCTGTTGTGGCGTCTAGCTCGTATAGCCCGAATTTGGAGTTAATAGTAGAGCAACAGCCTGACTTGCTAATCGCAGACACCATGCTCTCATACAACCAAGACGCCCTAACCGCCTTACAAAACGCAGGCATACCCGTAATGATAGAGTTAACCAACAACCTCACCCAAATAAACCAGTGCATAAACAGCTTCGGCCTAATTTTTGACAAACAAGACAAAGCCGACGAAATCACCGCGTACATCTCGTCATACGAAACCCTCGTAAACGAACGCATAGCCACCCTAACAGAAGAAGAGAAACCTTTGGTGTATATTGAGTGGGACAGCACATGGAGAAGCTTTGGTGAAGGCAGCGGCGCAAACCTAAACATCATCAGCGCAGGCGGAGTAAACATTGCAACAAACGTTTCAGGTTCCTCACCAACTTTGAATGCAGAATACGTGGTGGAGCAAAACCCCGACGTAGCGGTCTTGATGATTAACAAAGAACACAAAGGCAACCTCACAGGCTTCAAAGCCACCCGCGACGAATTCATGGGACGCAACGTGCTAAGCGATGTGAATGCCGTTAAAAACGACCGCGTTTACACCTATGACTCCGTAGTCTTCCAAGGCTTACGCTACCCCGTAGGGTTGCTGTACTGGGCAAAATGGTTCCACCCCACCCTCTTTGCAGATATTGACCCCGCAACCGTCAACCATGACCTGCTAGAGCAATTCTTCAACGTAACCACAGACACCACCTACGCGTACCCCGACCTGCTCACGCTCGTTGACGGCTTAGGCTACGAAGTAACCCTAAACGCGCCAGTAGACCGCGTGGTCACCATGAACTCAGGCATGACCATCATCACGGCGGCGCTTGGATGTGAAGACTACCTTGTTGGCCGCGATGAAAACTCTGTTTTTCCTGACGCGGTGCTGGATTTGCCCGTGGTAGGACGAAGCTCATACTCGCCCGTGCTAGAGCTAGTACTTGAATTGGAGCCTGACTTGGTGTTCGCGGACTCGATGCTCAAAGAGGAGAACAGGCAAATCATAGAGGACGCAGGCATCAAAGTGGTTCAGGTCAACACGGCTGACCCCGCGCAGGTCACGGGTTTCATAGAAGATGCGGGCATGATTTTTAACGCCCGAAGCAAAGCCAACGAAGTCACAGAGTTCACACAGCACTACGTCAACTTGATTAATGAACGCATAAGCCAAGTAGCCGACGAAGACAAACCCGTAGTGTACATGGAATGGCGCAACCCCTGGCAGTCAGTATCCAACGGAACCGCAACACATGACAACATCTACATCGCAGGCGGACTCAACCTCGCCAACAACGCCGACGTAACCTACCCCTCGCTAAGCCCCGAATACGTGCTTGAAGCAAACCCCGACATAATCGTCAAAAGAATCAGCCACGCCGACTGCAACCTAACCATCATGCAAGAAACCGTCAACGAACTACAAACCCGCACAGGCCTAGTCGACACCAAAGCCGTCCAACAAGGCAAAGTCTACGTATTCGACGCAGACACCATGAGCGGCATCCAATGGCCCGTCGGCTTACTATACTGGGCAAAATGGTTCCAACCCGACCTCTTCACCGACATAGACCCCGTCGCCGTACACCAAGAACTCTTCCAAAGATTCTTCAACACCGACTTAGAAGGAACCTACGTCTACCCCTAA
- a CDS encoding putative metallopeptidase, producing MPIKYYPAPEIKRQVDQLAGECGFFHVVPQFVFCVRSKGSKAKRTIARIHGLGKLWQGVLNMPAAYTIEVVSEIYDKLSDEDKEKTLVHELMHIPGGFSGGFRPHKGYVERKMVEEVYAKLKLERARKRSQTQL from the coding sequence ATGCCTATCAAGTATTATCCTGCTCCTGAAATCAAGAGGCAGGTGGATCAGTTGGCGGGGGAGTGTGGGTTTTTTCATGTGGTTCCTCAATTTGTTTTTTGTGTGCGTAGCAAAGGCAGCAAGGCTAAGCGTACGATTGCGCGGATTCACGGGTTGGGTAAGCTGTGGCAGGGCGTTTTGAATATGCCTGCCGCGTACACTATAGAGGTGGTTTCTGAAATCTACGATAAACTCTCTGATGAGGACAAGGAAAAAACTCTTGTTCACGAACTCATGCACATCCCCGGCGGCTTTTCAGGGGGCTTTCGTCCCCACAAAGGCTACGTGGAGCGCAAAATGGTCGAGGAAGTCTACGCCAAACTCAAACTTGAACGCGCCCGCAAACGCTCCCAAACCCAACTATAA
- a CDS encoding DNA topoisomerase I: MKHVLKSLKHNGIYVPPYDYKEFKITIQKTPIKLTPKSEQMALAWIRKRQSVASPPDKVFMKNFMREFLEQIKQENPSLQFLENFASTYLEKIENYAGTDFSDDSAPIHKDIDFSQVSRYVTEERERKANMPKEEKKQLAAQRKERREALREKYGFAEVDGQRLEVANWTAEPSCLFAGRGDHPQRGRWKEGPREEDIILNLSPDSPRPAGNWKEVVWEKDKMYVAKWQDKLTGKIKYVWFSDTAFLKQNREKEKFKKADTLGKQIAAVEAHILKNLNAKDETRRKVATVCWLIFNPNMRVGDEKDPDEADTVGAITLRAEHIKIEGNIIHFDFLGKDSVRWVKHVPAPPEVIKNIQYFAKTSKEYLFEGIDSKKVSRFLSEKMPGLTAKVFRTWRCTKTVREYLKSSKVSKKDAEHIKKFHAKMANLKVAEVANHKRKIPPTFEDRLAKKKEKLQDLQKQLKEKKAQGKKTDSLVTRIEKAKLDIELTELTREYNLGTSLKSYIDPMAYVKWAKTVDFCIDKFYPQTLRKKFSWAIKSKDE, from the coding sequence ATGAAACACGTTCTAAAAAGCCTAAAACACAACGGAATCTACGTGCCCCCCTACGACTACAAAGAATTCAAAATAACCATCCAAAAAACCCCCATAAAACTCACCCCAAAAAGCGAACAAATGGCTCTAGCCTGGATACGCAAACGCCAATCTGTTGCTTCCCCGCCCGACAAGGTTTTTATGAAAAATTTCATGCGAGAGTTTTTAGAGCAAATTAAACAGGAAAACCCTTCCCTGCAGTTTCTGGAAAACTTTGCCTCAACTTATCTAGAAAAAATTGAAAATTACGCGGGCACTGACTTTTCCGATGACAGCGCCCCTATTCATAAGGACATAGATTTCTCTCAGGTTTCCCGCTATGTGACGGAAGAGCGCGAACGTAAAGCTAACATGCCCAAAGAAGAAAAGAAACAGTTGGCTGCCCAGCGTAAAGAGCGTCGTGAAGCCCTGCGTGAAAAATACGGGTTCGCCGAAGTAGATGGGCAACGATTGGAGGTTGCTAACTGGACTGCTGAGCCCTCTTGTTTGTTTGCTGGACGCGGCGACCACCCCCAGCGCGGCAGATGGAAAGAAGGCCCACGTGAAGAAGACATCATCTTGAACCTCTCGCCTGACAGTCCCCGTCCTGCGGGAAACTGGAAAGAGGTAGTCTGGGAAAAAGACAAGATGTACGTGGCGAAGTGGCAAGACAAACTCACTGGCAAAATCAAGTACGTCTGGTTTTCGGATACGGCGTTTTTGAAGCAAAACCGCGAGAAAGAAAAATTCAAGAAAGCCGACACTTTAGGCAAGCAAATTGCCGCAGTTGAAGCTCACATCCTAAAGAACCTTAACGCCAAGGATGAGACCCGCCGAAAAGTTGCAACGGTTTGCTGGCTAATTTTCAACCCGAACATGAGGGTAGGGGACGAAAAAGACCCCGACGAAGCTGACACTGTTGGCGCAATTACCCTGCGGGCTGAGCACATAAAAATCGAAGGCAACATCATCCACTTCGACTTTTTAGGCAAGGACTCGGTGCGTTGGGTCAAGCATGTTCCTGCTCCGCCTGAGGTCATCAAAAACATCCAGTATTTCGCCAAGACCAGCAAGGAGTACCTCTTTGAAGGCATAGACTCCAAAAAAGTCTCACGGTTCCTTAGTGAGAAGATGCCTGGGTTAACGGCGAAGGTGTTTCGTACTTGGCGTTGCACAAAAACCGTGCGTGAGTACCTCAAATCCAGCAAAGTCTCCAAAAAAGATGCTGAGCACATCAAAAAATTCCACGCCAAAATGGCTAACCTCAAAGTCGCCGAAGTCGCCAACCACAAACGCAAAATCCCCCCCACCTTCGAAGACCGCCTAGCCAAGAAAAAAGAGAAACTCCAAGACCTCCAAAAACAACTCAAAGAAAAGAAAGCCCAAGGCAAAAAAACCGACTCGTTAGTAACGCGCATCGAAAAAGCCAAACTCGACATCGAACTAACCGAACTCACCCGCGAATACAACCTAGGCACCTCACTAAAATCCTACATCGACCCCATGGCATACGTCAAATGGGCAAAAACCGTAGACTTCTGCATAGACAAATTCTACCCACAAACACTGCGCAAAAAATTCAGCTGGGCCATAAAAAGCAAAGACGAGTGA
- a CDS encoding DUF167 family protein, giving the protein MSLTQTKDGALLTVYVKPNSQKFQITAEPEQIVIHCTQEPVKGKVNKELLKNLSKIFQTQVELAQGATSKQKQLLLKNLTTDQAQQILSEQPKT; this is encoded by the coding sequence GTGAGCTTAACCCAAACCAAAGACGGCGCTCTCTTAACGGTTTACGTGAAGCCCAACAGCCAAAAATTCCAAATAACCGCTGAACCCGAACAAATCGTAATCCACTGCACTCAAGAACCCGTCAAAGGTAAAGTCAACAAAGAACTCCTCAAAAACCTCAGCAAAATCTTCCAAACCCAAGTCGAACTCGCCCAAGGTGCAACCTCCAAACAAAAACAACTCCTCCTCAAAAACCTCACCACCGACCAAGCCCAACAAATCCTCTCCGAGCAACCCAAAACGTAA
- the prf1 gene encoding peptide chain release factor aRF-1, translating into MNKVSTAKKSSLELFRLRKTLDTLANKEGSHTELITIYVPPGKQISDAVNMLREEYGTASNIKSNVTRKNVLDAIIKVQQKLKLFKDPGEKGIVIFAGALPQEGGGPGTERMETYVIIPPEPIKIFLYRCDSRFHTEHLQEMLRAKETYGILLVDASQATIATLQGKRLDIVREMNSGVAGKTRAGGQSARRYERLRDMQLNEYFDRVGENANEIFLNIDTLKGIILGGPGPTKYDFQKGEYLNYQLKNKILEVVDTAYVEEQGVKEVVEKAPEIMRKVRYIEEKQIMQKFLYEVGRDSGFVTYGEAEVRRALESGAVRTLLLSEGVEFTRVKIKCSACEYQEQQTVKNPNIAAFETELSNKPCPKCTAPSLTIEEKTDIVEDLAQIAEYSNTDVEVISGETEEGQMLKNAFGGIAALLRFKTQN; encoded by the coding sequence GTGAATAAAGTGAGCACCGCCAAAAAGTCCTCTCTTGAGCTATTTCGGCTCCGAAAAACCCTAGATACCCTAGCCAACAAAGAGGGCAGCCACACTGAACTTATCACCATTTACGTGCCGCCAGGCAAACAAATCAGCGACGCCGTGAACATGCTGCGCGAAGAATACGGAACCGCCAGCAACATCAAATCCAACGTTACCCGCAAAAACGTGCTTGACGCCATCATCAAAGTCCAGCAAAAACTCAAACTCTTCAAAGACCCAGGCGAAAAAGGCATCGTAATCTTCGCAGGCGCCCTACCCCAAGAAGGCGGCGGACCAGGCACCGAACGCATGGAAACCTACGTTATCATACCGCCAGAACCCATCAAGATTTTCCTGTACCGCTGTGACTCCCGCTTCCACACAGAGCACCTGCAGGAAATGCTTCGGGCAAAAGAAACCTACGGCATACTCCTTGTTGACGCATCCCAAGCCACCATAGCCACACTGCAAGGCAAACGCTTAGACATCGTGCGGGAAATGAACTCAGGCGTAGCAGGCAAAACCCGCGCAGGAGGACAATCCGCCCGACGATACGAACGATTGCGGGACATGCAGCTTAACGAATACTTTGACCGCGTAGGAGAAAACGCCAACGAAATCTTCCTAAACATCGACACCCTCAAAGGCATCATCCTAGGAGGACCAGGACCAACCAAATACGACTTCCAAAAAGGCGAATACCTCAACTACCAACTCAAAAACAAAATTCTAGAGGTCGTAGATACCGCGTACGTTGAAGAGCAAGGCGTAAAAGAGGTCGTAGAAAAAGCACCCGAGATTATGCGTAAAGTCCGCTACATCGAAGAGAAGCAGATTATGCAAAAGTTCCTCTATGAAGTTGGGCGTGATAGTGGGTTTGTTACGTATGGAGAAGCTGAGGTTCGAAGAGCTTTGGAGTCAGGCGCAGTGCGCACGTTGCTGCTTTCAGAAGGAGTAGAGTTTACGCGCGTCAAAATCAAATGCAGCGCATGCGAATACCAAGAGCAGCAAACCGTCAAAAACCCAAACATAGCAGCCTTTGAAACAGAACTGTCAAACAAACCCTGCCCCAAATGCACCGCCCCAAGCCTAACCATAGAAGAAAAAACAGACATCGTCGAAGATTTAGCCCAAATCGCCGAATACAGCAACACCGACGTAGAAGTCATTAGCGGCGAAACCGAAGAAGGACAAATGCTCAAAAACGCCTTCGGAGGCATAGCAGCACTCCTACGATTCAAAACCCAAAACTAA
- the fhcD gene encoding formylmethanofuran--tetrahydromethanopterin N-formyltransferase codes for MSSDNIKLEILGYDEQQKVFNVKTPSGNTLQIVDTFAEMFPLWAGRVLITAQNEKWAQIAASLTTGFATSVIEATAEAAIERTVPADQTPDKRPGILIQIYNRDRFELKQQLMDRIGQCTLTCPTTSAFNGLQGKRTLNVGSSLRYFGDGYQKKAMVGGRRCWKIPVMEGNFIVEDGFGATHAVAGGNFMIFAKTQEEGLKAAEAAADAIRKNAPDVIMQFPGGICRAGSKAGSLKYKLKASTNHPYCPTLKDLVPDSVVPDGVTCVYEVVMNGLTLDAVKNGMKQGVAAAANVPGVVKITSGNYGGKLGPFKAYLKEAIGAP; via the coding sequence ATGTCAAGCGACAATATCAAGCTGGAAATTTTAGGCTACGACGAACAACAGAAAGTGTTCAACGTGAAAACTCCCTCGGGGAATACTTTGCAGATCGTAGACACTTTCGCCGAAATGTTTCCTCTCTGGGCAGGAAGAGTTCTCATTACGGCTCAAAACGAGAAATGGGCACAAATCGCCGCAAGTTTAACTACAGGTTTTGCCACAAGCGTTATCGAGGCAACTGCAGAAGCCGCAATCGAGCGAACTGTTCCAGCAGACCAGACTCCTGACAAACGACCTGGAATACTTATCCAAATTTACAACCGTGACCGCTTCGAACTCAAACAGCAACTTATGGACCGTATCGGTCAATGTACTCTTACTTGTCCCACAACCTCAGCTTTCAACGGCTTGCAGGGCAAACGCACCCTTAACGTAGGCAGCAGCCTAAGGTACTTTGGTGATGGCTACCAAAAGAAAGCCATGGTCGGCGGCAGGCGATGCTGGAAAATCCCAGTCATGGAAGGCAACTTTATCGTTGAAGACGGCTTTGGTGCCACACACGCAGTCGCAGGCGGCAACTTTATGATATTTGCAAAAACCCAAGAAGAAGGACTCAAAGCAGCCGAAGCAGCCGCAGACGCCATACGCAAAAACGCCCCCGACGTCATCATGCAGTTCCCCGGAGGCATCTGCCGCGCAGGAAGCAAAGCAGGTTCACTAAAATACAAACTAAAAGCCTCAACCAACCACCCCTACTGCCCCACTCTCAAAGACCTTGTGCCTGACTCTGTGGTTCCCGACGGCGTAACTTGCGTCTACGAAGTTGTCATGAACGGTTTGACACTTGATGCAGTGAAAAACGGCATGAAACAAGGAGTAGCTGCAGCCGCAAACGTCCCAGGCGTAGTAAAAATCACGTCAGGCAACTACGGCGGCAAACTAGGACCTTTCAAGGCATACTTGAAAGAAGCCATAGGCGCACCCTAA